A window of Streptomyces profundus genomic DNA:
GCACGTCGGACGCCGCCGATATCGGCGTGCCCATGGTGCCGCTCGGCACCCTCCACGACGAGCTGGCCGGCGCGGCGCTGGACCGGGCCGGCGTGCGCACGCTGCTGGCCACCAGGGCCAGGGCGCTGCGCGCCGCCCCCGGCGGCGGCTGGCGGCTGGCGGTCAGCACCCGGCCGGGACAGGGCGACGGCCACCGCCCCGACCAGGAGCTGGACGCCGACATCGTGGTGCTCGCCGTCCCGCAGCAGGCCGCCCACCGGCTGCTGCCTCCCGGCTCGCTGCCCGACGCGGACCGACTGCTGGGCATCGACAGCGCACCGATTCTCAACGTGCATGTCATCTACGACCGTCCGGTGCTGCGGCTGCCGTTCATCGCCGCCGTCAACAGCCCGATCCAGTGGGTCTTCGACCGCACCGGCCCCGCCGGCCTCAACGCGCTGCCAGGGGCGCGGAACGGGCAGTATCTGGTGATCTCCCAGTCCGCGGTCACCGAGGAGATCCAGCAGCCGGCCGAGGTGTTGCGCAAGCGCTATCTGCCGGCGCTCACCCGTCTGTTGCCCAGGGCGGCCGAGGCCAGGCTGCTCGACTTCTTCGTCACCCGGGAGCGCACGGCGACCTTCGCCCCCACGCCGGGCGTCGGCCGGCTGCGGCCCGGCCCCGTCACGGGCGCCCCGGGGCTGTTTCTCGCCGGGGCGTGGACCGCCACCGGCTGGCCGGCCACCATGGAGGGCGCGGTGCGCAGCGGCCTCGCCGCGGCACGCGCGGCGGCCCAGGGAGAGACCACCGCCAACCGACCGGCTAAGGAGCCCGCGTGAACCCGGCCGCCCCCCTTTCGTCCCCCGATATCGTCCCCGACCTGCTGGAACGCTCCCGCGCGCTGGTGACCCCCGCGCTGCGCCTCGCCGTCGACCGGCTGGCCCCGCCCATGGACACCGTGGCGGCCTACCACTTCGGCTGGATCGACGCCGAGGGCCAGCCGTCCGAGGGGGACAGCGGCAAGGCCGTCCGCCCCGCGCTGGCGCTGCTCTCCGCGGAGGCGGCCGGTGCGGACCCGGCCGTGGGTGTGCCGGGCGCGGTGGCCGTCGAGCTGGTGCACAACTTCTCGCTGCTGCACGACGATCTGATGGACGGCGACGAGCAGCGTCGACACCGGGACACCGTGTGGAAGGTGCACGGCCCCTCGCAGGCGATCCTGGTGGGCGACGCGCTCTTCGGGTTGGCCAGCGAGATCATCCTGGAGGGCACGGACGCCAACGCGGTGCGCGCCGCCCGTCGACTGGCCGTCGCCAGCCGCAAGCTGATCGACGGCCAGGCCCAGGACATCGCCTTCGAGCACCGCGAACAGGTCACGGTTGACGAGTGTCTGGCCATGGAGGCCAACAAGACGGGCGCCCTGCTCGCCTGTGCCGCGTCCATCGGCGCGGTGCTGGGCGGCGCGGACGATCGGACGGCCGACGCGCTGGAGTCCTATGGCCGGCATCTTGGCCTCGCCTTCCAGGCGGTGGACGATCTGCTCGGCGTCTGGGGCGATCCCAACAGCACGGGCAAGCTGACCTGGAGCGATCTCAGGCAGCGGAAGAAGTCGCTGCCCGTGGTCGCGGCGATGGCCGCCGAGGGCCCGGCGGCCCGCCGGCTGACCGCGCTGCTCACGGCGGACGCCAAGAAGTCGCAGCAGGAGTTCGAGGACTTCGACGAGGGCGAGTTCGCGGCCAGGGCCGAGCTGATCGAGGAGGCCGGCGGCCGACGCTGGACCGCCGACGAGGCGAGACGCCAGTACGACATCGCGGTCGGCGCGCTGGCCGACGTGCCCCTGCCGGGACCCACCCGGAACGAACTGGTCGCGCTGGCCGACTTCGTGGTGGTCCGCAGCAAGTAGCCATCCGGCGGTCCGCCACAACGACGACGGCGGGTCGTTGGCCGATCCCCGCTGCCGGCCACCGGCCGGCGCTTGGCGCTGCCGCGCTGGCTGGCCGCTGCCGTTCCCCGGCCGGCCCCGGACCGTTCCCGCCGGTCGCCAGCTGTCGCAGACGGTCGCCGGTCGTCGTGGACGGTTGCGGGTGACCCCAGCGCCGCCGGCGCTGGCTGGCAGCGCCGGCAACGGCATCGCCCGCCGGCGGCCGGGCCCGCCGTGGGCGGCTTGGGGTGTCGCCGCCTCGCCTGCCGCGACGGGCCGGCTGGCGCCGGGCAGCGGTGTGGCTTCCGCCGGCCGCCAGGCCCCCGTGCCGTGCGTGGATCAGGCGGCGGGGGCGAGCAGGGCGGCGCGGAGGCGGGCGCGGTGGGCGGGGGTGAGGCCGAGGGCGCCGGTCAGATAGGGGTCGGTGCCGCCCCAGTCCTGGTCGATGGTGTCGAAGGCCGTCGTCAGGTACTCCAGTCTGGCGTCGAACATCGGCGCCAGCAGATCCTGGATCTCCTGGTCGAGCGCCGTCCGCGGCTTCTCCTCGCCCGAGTCCGCCCGGCGCAGCTGGTAACGGCGGTGCGCGGCGTTGGACTTGAGGTAGTCCTCGGCGATGGTCTCGCGGCTCACGCCCACCGCCAGGAGCACCACGGCGACGGTCAGCCCGGCGCGGTCCTTGCCGGCCGCGCAGTGCAGCAGCGCGGGCATGTCGCCGGCGGCGAGCGCGCGCAGCACCCGGCCCTGCTCCTCGGCGCGGGTCCTGATGATCTGCCGGTAGCTGCCGCACATCTGCCGGATGCCCTGTCCGTCGGCCAGCGCCCGGCGCAGCCGGGTCACGTCGCCCTGCCGCACCAGAGCCCAGAAGGCGTCCCCTTCGGACGGGTCCGTCAGAGGTATGTTGACGTTCCGCACCCCGTCCAGCGGCACATCGAGCCCGTCCAACGCCTGGTCGGCCGCGTTGCGGAAGTCGAAGACGGTGTGCAGGCCGAGGGAGTTGAGGAACGCCTGGTCGGCCTCGGTCGCGTGGGCCAGGTGCCCGCTGCGGAACAGGCGGCCCCGGCGCACCACCCGGCCGTCCGTGGTGGGCAGGCCGCCGACATCGCGGAAGTTGCGTATGGCATCGAGCGCAGGTTCGGTTGACGGTTCGGTCATCGACCCCTCCTCATGATCCTGGGGCCCCGCTCCGCACGTTCACGCGGCCCCACGCGACCCTACGTCACCCCGCTGGCCGGCTGGAATGTCAGTACCGGCCCCCATGATGGGGGCATGAGTGATCCGAACGCCGACCTCGACGGCGCCCTGTTCCCGCTGGCCGCCCACCGGGTCGCGCCGGGCGCCGTGCATCTGCCCGGCTGGCTGGACGAGGGCCGCCGGCGTGCCCTGTTGGCCGCCTGCCGGGGCTGGGCCAGGGCGCCCGCCGGGCTGCGCACCGTTCGCACGCCGTCCGGGCCGATGTCGGTGCGCCAGCTCAGCCTCGGCTGGCACTGGTACGCCTACGGCTACGCGCGCACGGTGATCGACGGGGACGGGGCGCCGGTGAAGCCGTTCCCGGCGTGGCTGGGGGAGTGGGCCGAGGAGGCCGTCGCGGCCGGGCTGCCCGAGGAGGCGCCGCCGGCCGGCGCCTTCGATGTGGCCCTGGTCAACCACTACGGTCCCGGTGCCCGGATGGGCATGCACCGGGACAGCGACGAGCGCTCGCCGGCGCCCGTGGTCTCGTTCAGTCTCGGCGACACCTGCGTCTTCCGGTTCGGGACGGCCGAGAGCCGGGGGCGGCCCTGGACGGATGTGACGCTGCGCTGCGGCGACGCGTTCGTCTTCGGCGGCCCTGCGCGGCTGGCGTACCACGGGGTGCCGCGCACGCTGTCCGGCAGCGGCCCGCCGGCGCTCGGGGTAGTGGGGCGGCTGAATATCACGGTGCGCGCCTCCGGCCTCGCCGATCCCTAGAACCGCTCTCCGAAGGAGACACCAGGCGTGCCCCGGTCAAGTCGGTTGGTCATATTCACTCGATGGGAGCTGGCGAGGGGTGGCGATTGCCGGAACTATGCCTGTTCGCCTGCCTGTTGACCCATAGCGTGGCTTCCGCAGACTTGACCGGCCGGATAAGGACAGCCATGCCAGAACAGCTACGCCAGGTGCCCCGCACCGCCCGCCACGGCCGGCAGCACGGCCGCGGCTCGGCGCTTCGGGAGCCGGGGTTCCGGCGCCGACTGCTGTGCCTGGCACTGTTTCCCGCCTCGGCGGTCGCGCTGGCCGCGGCCCTGGCCGTCGGCTATGTCTTACAGAGCCGCCCGCCCGCCGATGGCCGCGCCGGGGACGCCGCGCTCTGGGGGGTGCTCAGCGGGGGGAGCCTGCTGGTCGGCGCCGTGCTCGCGGTCGCCGCCACGCTGGCCGGGGCGGAGGCCGCCTCCCAGGCCGCCCGGCTGCACGCGCTCCGCCGCCAGGCCGCCAGGGGCCGGGTGGAGTTGCAGGCGCTGTTGGACCAGGTCGAGCGCGGCGAGCGGATCAGGCAGCCCGAGGGCCCGCCGCCCAGCGAGCCGGGCGATCAGCCGCTCGATCTGCTCCGCCACGAGATCGCGTCCAGCCGGCACGCGGCGGAGGCGGCCGTCGCCCAGGCGGTGGCGCTGGCCGACGACCGCGCCGGGGCGGACGAACGCGTCGAGGTGTTCGTCAATCTGGCGCGCCGGATGCAGTCCTTCGTGCATCGGCAGATCGAGTATCTGGACGAGCTGGAGCACGACGTGGAGGACCCCGAGCTGCTCAAGGGGCTCTTCCACCTCGACCATCTGGCCACCCGCATCCGACGGCACGCGGAGAACCTCGCG
This region includes:
- a CDS encoding polyprenyl synthetase family protein, with translation MNPAAPLSSPDIVPDLLERSRALVTPALRLAVDRLAPPMDTVAAYHFGWIDAEGQPSEGDSGKAVRPALALLSAEAAGADPAVGVPGAVAVELVHNFSLLHDDLMDGDEQRRHRDTVWKVHGPSQAILVGDALFGLASEIILEGTDANAVRAARRLAVASRKLIDGQAQDIAFEHREQVTVDECLAMEANKTGALLACAASIGAVLGGADDRTADALESYGRHLGLAFQAVDDLLGVWGDPNSTGKLTWSDLRQRKKSLPVVAAMAAEGPAARRLTALLTADAKKSQQEFEDFDEGEFAARAELIEEAGGRRWTADEARRQYDIAVGALADVPLPGPTRNELVALADFVVVRSK
- the hpnE gene encoding hydroxysqualene dehydroxylase HpnE, giving the protein MSAAGRRALVVGGGLAGITAALALAAQGRRVTLLETRPRLGGLAFSFRRESEVGELTVDNGQHVYLRCCTAYRGLLDRIGGARLAPVQRRLDVPVVDAERGVLGRLTRSALPVPLHLAGGLARYPHLTLGERAAVARAALALRRLDPADPALDELSFADWLRARRQSPASIAGLWDLVGVATLNARAEDVSLGLAAKVFRTGLLSTSDAADIGVPMVPLGTLHDELAGAALDRAGVRTLLATRARALRAAPGGGWRLAVSTRPGQGDGHRPDQELDADIVVLAVPQQAAHRLLPPGSLPDADRLLGIDSAPILNVHVIYDRPVLRLPFIAAVNSPIQWVFDRTGPAGLNALPGARNGQYLVISQSAVTEEIQQPAEVLRKRYLPALTRLLPRAAEARLLDFFVTRERTATFAPTPGVGRLRPGPVTGAPGLFLAGAWTATGWPATMEGAVRSGLAAARAAAQGETTANRPAKEPA
- a CDS encoding alpha-ketoglutarate-dependent dioxygenase AlkB, whose amino-acid sequence is MSDPNADLDGALFPLAAHRVAPGAVHLPGWLDEGRRRALLAACRGWARAPAGLRTVRTPSGPMSVRQLSLGWHWYAYGYARTVIDGDGAPVKPFPAWLGEWAEEAVAAGLPEEAPPAGAFDVALVNHYGPGARMGMHRDSDERSPAPVVSFSLGDTCVFRFGTAESRGRPWTDVTLRCGDAFVFGGPARLAYHGVPRTLSGSGPPALGVVGRLNITVRASGLADP
- a CDS encoding tyrosine-protein phosphatase, translated to MTEPSTEPALDAIRNFRDVGGLPTTDGRVVRRGRLFRSGHLAHATEADQAFLNSLGLHTVFDFRNAADQALDGLDVPLDGVRNVNIPLTDPSEGDAFWALVRQGDVTRLRRALADGQGIRQMCGSYRQIIRTRAEEQGRVLRALAAGDMPALLHCAAGKDRAGLTVAVVLLAVGVSRETIAEDYLKSNAAHRRYQLRRADSGEEKPRTALDQEIQDLLAPMFDARLEYLTTAFDTIDQDWGGTDPYLTGALGLTPAHRARLRAALLAPAA